In one Lolium rigidum isolate FL_2022 chromosome 3, APGP_CSIRO_Lrig_0.1, whole genome shotgun sequence genomic region, the following are encoded:
- the LOC124701882 gene encoding putative disease resistance RPP13-like protein 1, with protein sequence MDLYLTATSLVSDANNWFDFLGTTFSAVSELLSRWRHKQERRHGEAERRQLQWKEEDAKMRQLNYCLLDLPDLINHAEWLSYIKDDKEVAKLLPDLKGRVNDAYDLLEEFSYHHQLQSEQPGDDFLKIITDGNLVREILDDLNCLRNTMGCIIDRRARAEPQQFGKLLRPAMSSFYDKSKVRTLHKEVDKVLELLEVETCCSPGTRKRRISGKSTTISKRASRTDTVPCSTSARVECTSEEASTTVLAISGIGGVGKTTLARQVFNDERSKRNFDLRIWISVSDDFNVRRLTKEFIQSALENLMQSDNLCSLQQTLTERIVSLKFLLVLDDVWDDVYTNEDNRWHDFLEPLKSAQQGSAILLTTRSQRVADLVNGNMHFHLEGLPTTMFDEFFEACAFGVDHCVANPELNPIGKRIIPHLKRSPLAAETLGRILKPMLDREHWGWVAGRELWELKQEKYDILPILRLSYLYLPAHLRSCFLFCSMYPKGHQFDKDTLINTWIAAGLIESCKGGKLESNGHQYFAELLHRSLLHIDASSPTSSIYVIHELMHDMAKLVSENEWFVVKDETDLQKIPEDVRHLSIIGGTGLNETNLQMLCKYKKLRSVVCHGLDSDILTPAAKCWFEVLTKIRMLGFVSCKVNYLPENIGNLKLLQYLNIGECTFEELPPSFWQLKSLRIVDAQKCRIQQIPEEFNQLRGKLQRFKLRGIVVREPGNYAV encoded by the coding sequence ATGGATCTGTACCTGACCGCGACGTCCCTCGTCTCTGACGCGAACAATTGGTTCGATTTCCTCGGCACGACCTTCTCCGCGGTCTCCGAGCTGCTTTCGAGATGGAGGCATAAGCAGGAGCGGCGGCATGGCGAGGCGGAGAGGAGGCAGCTGCAGTGGAAGGAGGAGGATGCGAAGATGAGGCAGCTCAACTATTGCCTCCTCGATCTGCCAGATCTGATCAACCACGCTGAGTGGCTCAGCTACATAAAAGACGACAAAGAGGTGGCGAAGCTCCTCCCCGATCTCAAGGGTCGAGTGAACGACGCATACGACCTGCTCGAAGAGTTCAGTTACCACCATCAGCTACAATCAGAGCAGCCGGGGGACGATTTCCTGAAGATCATCACCGATGGTAACCTTGTGAGGGAGATCCTGGACGATCTGAACTGTCTGAGAAACACAATGGGGTGCATCATCGATCGTCGTGCTCGTGCCGAGCCGCAGCAGTTTGGCAAGTTGCTAAGGCCGGCCATGAGCTCCTTCTACGACAAGTCCAAGGTCCGTACACTTCACAAAGAAGTGGATAAGGTACTCGAGCTACTGGAGGTGGAGACCTGCTGCTCTCCGGGGACTCGCAAACGGCGCATCAGCGGGAAATCCACTACAATCAGCAAAAGGGCCAGTAGAACTGACACTGTCCCTTGTAGTACATCCGCAAGGGTAGAATGCACCAGTGAAGAAGCTAGTACAACTGTATTAGCAATATCTGGCATCGGGGGTGTGGGAAAAACTACACTCGCCCGGCAAGTTTTCAACGATGAGAGAAGCAAGAGGAATTTCGATCTGAGAATTTGGATATCTGTCTCGGACGACTTCAACGTCAGGAGATTGACCAAGGAGTTCATACAGTCTGCTCTAGAAAATTTGATGCAATCTGATAACTTGTGTAGCCTTCAGCAGACACTCACCGAGAGGATTGTCAGCTtgaagttcttacttgttcttgatgATGTGTGGGACGACGTATATACCAATGAAGACAACAGGTGGCATGATTTTCTTGAACCATTGAAGTCAGCCCAACAAGGAAGTGCCATTCTGCTGACGACAAGGTCTCAGAGGGTTGCAGATCTAGTGAATGGGAACATGCACTTCCATCTAGAAGGGCTTCCGACTACAATGTTCGACGAGTTCTTTGAGGCATGTGCATTTGGTGTAGACCATTGTGTAGCTAATCCAGAACTGAACCCCATCGGCAAAAGGATAATTCCACACCTGAAGAGAAGTCCATtagctgctgaaactcttggacgCATACTGAAGCCTATGCTGGATAGAGAGCATTGGGGCTGGGTCGCAGGGAGAGAACTGTGGGAGCTGAAACAAGAGAAATATGACATCTTGCCAATCCTTCGACTGAGCTATCTGTATCTACCTGCCCACCTGAGAAGCTGCTTTTTGTTTTGCTCCATGTATCCAAAAGGTCACCAGTTTGACAAAGATACTCTTATCAACACTTGGATAGCAGCTGGTTTAATCGAGTCCTGCAAGGGCGGCAAGCTAGAAAGCAACGGTCATCAATATTTCGCGGAACTGCTACATCGATCCCTCTTGCATATAGATGCAAGCAGCCCAACATCCTCCATTTATGTCATCCATGAGTTGATGCATGATATGGCGAAGCTAGTTTCTGAGAATGAGTGGTTCGTCGTGAAAGATGAAACAGATTTGCAAAAGATCCCTGAAGATGTTCGGCATCTGTCAATAATTGGCGGCACTGGTCTTAATGAAACCAACTTGCAGATGCTGTGCAAGTACAAGAAGCTGCGTTCCGTTGTATGCCATGGTCTTGACTCTGACATACTTACTCCTGCAGCTAAGTGCTGGTTTGAGGTGCTCACCAAAATACGAATGCTGGGGTTTGTGTCTTGCAAGGTTAACTATCTGCCTGAGAATATCGGGAATCTAAAGCTTCTCCAGTACCTCAATATTGGTGAATGTACTTTCGAAGAGCTTCCTCCATCTTTTTGGCAACTAAAGAGTTTACGAATTGTAGATGCTCAGAAATGTCGCATCCAACAAATTCCAGAAGAATTCAACCAGCTAAGAGGCAAACTACAGAGATTTAAGTTGCGGGGTATAGTAGTCAGAGAACCTGGCAATTATGCAGTTTGA